A window of the Vibrio ostreae genome harbors these coding sequences:
- the fbp gene encoding class 1 fructose-bisphosphatase: MSEMQTLGEFIVEKQHDFPHARGELSSLLASIRLAAKIVNREINKAGLADITGASGQANIQGEEQQKLDVYANEKFKAALEARDQVCGVASEEEDEAVAFNKELNKNAKYVVLMDPLDGSSNIDVNVSVGTIFSIYRRISPVGGPPSAEDFLQPGHKQVAAGYVIYGSSTMLVYTTGNGVNGFTYDPSIGSFCLSHENMRIPQDGNIYSINEGNYIRFPTGVKKYIKYCQENEPADGRPYTSRYIGSLVADFHRNLLKGGIYLYPSTQSHPTGKLRLLYECNPMAFLIEQAGGTASDGVNRIMDLKPTELHQRVPFFVGSKNMVSKVEEFLAANPD; the protein is encoded by the coding sequence ATGTCTGAAATGCAGACCCTTGGTGAGTTCATTGTTGAGAAGCAACATGACTTCCCCCACGCAAGAGGTGAACTCTCTTCCCTGCTGGCCTCAATTCGCCTGGCGGCAAAAATCGTCAACCGTGAAATTAATAAAGCCGGTCTGGCCGATATTACCGGTGCATCCGGTCAGGCCAACATTCAGGGCGAAGAGCAACAGAAGCTGGATGTGTACGCTAACGAAAAATTTAAAGCGGCACTGGAAGCGCGCGATCAGGTGTGTGGTGTCGCCAGTGAAGAAGAAGATGAAGCGGTAGCGTTTAACAAAGAACTGAACAAAAACGCCAAATACGTGGTGCTGATGGATCCGCTGGACGGTTCATCCAACATCGATGTTAACGTGTCAGTCGGCACCATTTTCTCGATTTACCGCCGGATTTCCCCGGTAGGCGGACCGCCAAGTGCAGAAGACTTCCTGCAACCAGGCCATAAGCAAGTGGCGGCCGGCTATGTTATCTACGGTTCATCCACCATGCTGGTGTACACCACAGGTAATGGTGTCAACGGCTTTACTTACGATCCGTCCATCGGTTCGTTCTGCCTGTCGCACGAAAACATGCGCATTCCTCAGGATGGCAACATCTATTCCATCAACGAAGGTAACTACATTCGTTTCCCGACCGGCGTGAAAAAGTATATCAAGTATTGCCAGGAAAATGAGCCGGCAGACGGTCGCCCGTACACCTCGCGCTACATCGGCTCTCTGGTGGCAGATTTCCACCGCAACCTGCTCAAAGGCGGTATCTACCTCTACCCGAGCACCCAGAGTCACCCGACCGGTAAACTGCGCCTGCTGTATGAGTGCAACCCGATGGCATTTCTGATTGAACAGGCCGGCGGTACCGCATCTGACGGCGTCAACCGTATTATGGATCTGAAACCGACCGAGCTGCACCAGCGTGTGCCTTTCTTCGTCGGATCGAAAAATATGGTCAGCAAGGTC
- the pmbA gene encoding metalloprotease PmbA, producing MDVKQQVAAQRAELEAAVAKALDMASAQADAAEVAITKSTGLSVSTRMCEVENVEFNSDGALGITVYRGQRKGSASTSDLSEKAIQQTVLAALDIAQFTSEDPFAGPAPKELMVQDVPDLDLFHPDEPNPDKAARIAIEAEQAALAYSKKIKQSDGGSYDSHYGVKVYGNSHGMLASYASSRQSISCCVIGVGENGEMERDYSYTVARHIDDLWSPQAVGLEAAKKTVSRLDARKMKTGHYPVMFAADVATGLMGHLVMAISGGNLYRKASFLLDHLGEQILPSWFNIAERPHVLRGLASSPFDSEGVKTEDREIITDGVLASYLLTSYAARKMKMTPTGHAGGIHNWFVKHTGQDFEQMLQELGTGLLVTEVMGQGVNVVTGDYSRGAAGFWVENGQIQYPVSGITIAGNLKTMFQQIVAVGSDTETRSQIQTGSMLIESMKVAGE from the coding sequence ATGGATGTAAAACAGCAAGTCGCTGCGCAACGAGCCGAGCTTGAAGCTGCCGTTGCAAAAGCGCTCGACATGGCTTCAGCTCAGGCTGACGCCGCTGAAGTCGCCATTACCAAAAGCACAGGTTTAAGCGTTTCGACCCGCATGTGCGAAGTGGAAAACGTGGAATTCAACAGTGACGGTGCTCTGGGCATTACCGTTTACCGCGGACAGCGCAAAGGCAGCGCATCAACGTCGGATTTGAGTGAGAAGGCTATTCAGCAGACGGTGCTGGCGGCGCTCGATATTGCACAGTTCACTTCGGAAGATCCGTTTGCCGGCCCGGCCCCGAAAGAGTTGATGGTACAGGATGTGCCGGATCTGGATCTGTTCCATCCGGATGAGCCGAATCCGGACAAAGCGGCGCGTATTGCGATTGAAGCCGAGCAGGCTGCGCTGGCCTACAGCAAGAAAATCAAACAGAGTGACGGCGGCAGCTACGACAGCCACTACGGCGTTAAAGTATATGGTAACAGCCATGGTATGCTCGCCAGTTATGCGTCCAGCCGCCAGAGCATCAGTTGCTGCGTGATTGGTGTTGGTGAAAATGGTGAGATGGAGCGTGATTACAGCTACACCGTGGCGCGCCATATTGATGATCTGTGGTCACCGCAAGCGGTGGGTCTGGAAGCGGCCAAGAAGACAGTATCGCGTCTTGATGCGCGCAAGATGAAAACCGGCCACTATCCGGTGATGTTTGCTGCTGATGTGGCGACGGGCCTGATGGGCCATCTGGTGATGGCGATCAGCGGCGGAAACCTGTACCGCAAAGCGTCGTTCCTGCTTGATCATCTGGGTGAGCAAATCCTGCCGTCGTGGTTCAATATTGCTGAGCGTCCGCATGTACTGCGCGGACTGGCTTCGAGCCCGTTTGACAGTGAAGGTGTGAAGACCGAAGATCGCGAAATCATTACCGATGGTGTTCTGGCCAGTTATCTGCTGACCAGCTACGCGGCCCGCAAGATGAAGATGACGCCGACCGGCCATGCCGGTGGTATCCACAACTGGTTTGTGAAGCACACCGGCCAGGACTTTGAGCAGATGTTGCAAGAGCTGGGTACCGGCCTGTTAGTCACCGAAGTGATGGGGCAGGGTGTCAATGTGGTCACCGGTGATTACTCGCGCGGCGCGGCGGGATTCTGGGTTGAAAACGGCCAGATTCAGTATCCGGTCTCCGGTATTACCATTGCCGGTAACCTGAAAACCATGTTCCAGCAGATTGTGGCGGTGGGCAGTGATACTGAAACCCGCTCACAGATTCAGACCGGTTCGATGCTGATCGAATCCATGAAGGTGGCGGGTGAATAA
- the thiB gene encoding thiamine ABC transporter substrate binding subunit, which translates to MNITHTAVAVATLYSGALLAATPTLTVYTYDSFASEWGPGPAVEQAFEARCGCDLNFVTLDDGVSILNRLRLEGSNTKADVVLGLDDNLMAEAKQTGLLARHAVDTSALALPNGWHDDTFVPYDYGYFAFVYNKQKLAHPPASLKELVEQRDDLSVIYQDPRTSTPGQGLLLWMKSVYGDQAGAAWQQLAHKTVTVTKGWSEAYSMFLEGEADMVLSYTTSPAYHLIAEQDDHYAAANFTEGHYMQVEVAAKVKNSPQAKLADEFLQFMLSDAFQAVIPTHNWMYPATAVTLPDGFSTLTVPDKALAFTPEQVAAQRRSWIREWQNALTF; encoded by the coding sequence TTGAACATCACTCATACTGCGGTTGCTGTGGCAACCTTATATTCTGGCGCCTTACTGGCCGCCACGCCAACGCTGACCGTCTACACCTACGATTCGTTTGCCTCTGAATGGGGACCGGGTCCGGCGGTGGAACAAGCCTTTGAAGCCCGCTGCGGCTGCGATCTCAATTTTGTCACGCTGGATGACGGCGTGTCGATTCTAAACCGGCTGCGCCTGGAAGGCAGTAACACTAAAGCGGATGTTGTCCTCGGGCTGGATGACAATCTGATGGCGGAAGCCAAACAGACGGGGCTGCTGGCCAGACACGCGGTGGATACCTCGGCGCTGGCCCTGCCAAACGGCTGGCATGACGATACCTTTGTGCCTTATGACTACGGTTACTTTGCGTTTGTGTATAACAAACAGAAGCTGGCCCATCCGCCAGCCAGCCTGAAAGAGCTGGTTGAGCAGCGCGATGACCTGAGCGTGATTTATCAGGACCCGCGCACGTCGACACCAGGACAGGGCTTGCTGCTGTGGATGAAATCGGTCTATGGAGACCAGGCTGGGGCGGCGTGGCAGCAGCTGGCACACAAAACGGTGACGGTGACCAAGGGCTGGTCGGAAGCGTATTCCATGTTTTTAGAGGGTGAAGCCGATATGGTGCTGTCGTACACCACTTCGCCTGCTTACCACCTGATCGCTGAACAAGATGATCATTATGCGGCGGCGAACTTCACTGAAGGCCATTACATGCAGGTTGAGGTGGCGGCGAAAGTCAAAAACTCACCTCAGGCGAAACTGGCCGATGAGTTTCTGCAATTTATGCTCAGCGATGCGTTCCAGGCGGTGATCCCGACCCATAACTGGATGTATCCGGCCACGGCGGTCACGCTGCCGGACGGTTTTTCGACGCTGACCGTGCCGGACAAGGCGCTGGCCTTCACGCCGGAACAGGTTGCCGCCCAGCGCAGAAGCTGGATTCGTGAGTGGCAAAACGCGCTGACGTTCTGA
- a CDS encoding flavin prenyltransferase UbiX: MTTDNKAITLAWTGASGAPYGLRLLQCLLAADYTVYLLISSAARVVLATEHGLKLPSGPDAAKQALVEHLGCNADKLVVCGKEDWFSPVASGSAAPKQMVVCPCSAGSVAAIAHGMSDNLIERAADVVLKERGQLLLVVRETPFSTLHLENMHKLSQMGVTIMPAAPGFYHQPQSIEDLIDFMVARILDHLGIEQKLVARWGYDQRV; encoded by the coding sequence ATGACAACAGACAACAAAGCCATCACTTTAGCCTGGACCGGCGCATCCGGCGCACCGTACGGACTGCGTCTGCTGCAGTGCCTGCTGGCAGCCGATTACACCGTTTACCTGCTGATCTCTTCAGCGGCGCGGGTGGTGCTGGCAACCGAGCACGGGCTCAAGTTACCATCAGGCCCGGATGCGGCCAAACAGGCGCTGGTCGAACACCTCGGCTGCAATGCGGATAAACTGGTGGTGTGCGGCAAGGAAGACTGGTTTTCTCCGGTGGCATCGGGTTCAGCGGCACCGAAACAGATGGTGGTGTGTCCGTGCTCGGCCGGTAGTGTCGCTGCTATCGCGCATGGCATGTCGGATAACCTGATCGAGCGGGCTGCTGATGTGGTGCTAAAAGAGCGCGGCCAGTTATTGCTGGTGGTGCGCGAGACACCGTTCTCAACCCTGCATCTGGAAAACATGCATAAACTGTCGCAAATGGGCGTCACCATCATGCCGGCGGCGCCCGGTTTTTATCATCAGCCGCAGTCGATTGAGGATCTGATCGACTTTATGGTGGCGCGCATTCTGGACCATCTCGGCATTGAGCAGAAACTGGTCGCGCGCTGGGGCTACGATCAGCGCGTGTGA
- a CDS encoding HPr family phosphocarrier protein, which produces MPQACRTVLIQNRLGLHARAAIKLVELAQSFDAVLTIQSQDGKEATADSVMGLLMLESAQGQNVTICAEGSQAEQALDAVCHLIEDKFEEDD; this is translated from the coding sequence ATGCCACAAGCTTGCCGTACTGTTCTTATCCAGAACCGTCTTGGTCTTCACGCCCGTGCCGCCATCAAACTGGTCGAGCTGGCGCAATCTTTTGATGCCGTGCTCACCATTCAGAGTCAGGATGGCAAAGAAGCCACCGCCGACAGCGTAATGGGACTGCTGATGCTGGAATCCGCTCAGGGCCAGAATGTCACCATCTGCGCGGAAGGCTCACAAGCTGAGCAGGCGCTGGATGCCGTCTGCCATCTGATCGAAGACAAATTTGAAGAAGATGACTGA
- the yjgA gene encoding ribosome biogenesis factor YjgA, protein MARKNQKAPWEDEEEIILVSKTELKNDMIELQKLGEELVALKPSALAKFPLPDDLAEAIKDAQRFKNEARRRQLQYIGRLMRNIDPEPLQAALDKLRNKHSQSSAVLHKLEQLRDRVVEEGDSAIEDVMEMYPEADRQRLRQLARQAKKEKQANKAPKASREIFQVLKVLNDQPY, encoded by the coding sequence ATGGCGCGTAAGAATCAAAAAGCCCCTTGGGAAGATGAAGAAGAAATCATCTTGGTCAGTAAGACCGAGCTGAAAAACGATATGATTGAACTGCAAAAGCTCGGTGAAGAGCTGGTGGCTCTCAAACCTTCTGCTCTGGCAAAATTCCCGTTACCTGACGATCTGGCCGAGGCAATTAAAGACGCACAGCGCTTTAAAAATGAAGCGCGCCGTCGTCAGCTGCAATACATCGGTCGCCTGATGCGTAATATCGATCCTGAGCCACTGCAAGCGGCGCTGGATAAATTACGTAACAAGCATTCTCAGTCCAGTGCCGTGCTGCACAAACTGGAGCAGCTGCGTGATCGTGTGGTGGAAGAAGGTGACAGTGCGATTGAGGACGTGATGGAAATGTACCCGGAAGCGGATCGTCAGCGTCTGCGCCAACTGGCGCGTCAGGCGAAAAAAGAGAAGCAAGCGAATAAAGCGCCGAAAGCGTCGCGTGAGATTTTCCAGGTTCTGAAAGTACTCAACGATCAACCGTATTAA
- the mpl gene encoding UDP-N-acetylmuramate:L-alanyl-gamma-D-glutamyl-meso-diaminopimelate ligase → MHIHILGICGTFMGGVAMLARQLGHKVTGSDANVYPPMSTMLEAQGIEIIEGFDPSQLEPRPDLVVVGNAMSRGNPCVEYVLNHNLRYTSGPQWLQDFLLHDRWVLAVSGTHGKTTTSSMLAWILEDCGYQPGFLVGGVLGNFGISARLGESMFFVVEADEYDSAFFDKRSKFVHYHPRTLILNNLEFDHADIFDDLEAIKRQFHHLVRTVPGNGRILAPRQDPALQDVLSRGCWSETEFSGEQSDWQAHKLQPDGSQFEVLFQGLLVGTVQWDLVGDHNVSNALMAIAAARHVGVTADLACEALGRFINTKRRLELKGEQNAVTVYDDFAHHPTAIKLTLGGLRNKVGTAKIIAVLEPRSATMKLGVHKQTLAASLDEADSVYLFQPDNLSWSVQEVAEQCRQAAHVGTDMAQFVAQIAAEAQPGDQILVMSNGGFDGIHAKLLAALEQRECAAG, encoded by the coding sequence ATGCATATTCATATTTTGGGGATCTGCGGTACGTTTATGGGCGGCGTCGCTATGCTGGCGCGTCAGCTGGGGCATAAAGTGACCGGCAGTGATGCCAATGTTTATCCGCCAATGAGTACCATGCTTGAAGCTCAGGGTATTGAAATTATTGAAGGTTTCGACCCTTCGCAACTTGAGCCCAGACCGGATCTGGTGGTGGTGGGTAACGCCATGAGTCGTGGTAATCCGTGTGTCGAATATGTGCTGAACCACAATTTGCGCTACACCTCCGGCCCGCAATGGCTGCAGGATTTTCTCTTGCATGATCGCTGGGTGCTGGCGGTATCCGGTACGCACGGCAAAACCACCACTTCCAGTATGCTGGCCTGGATTCTGGAAGATTGTGGTTATCAGCCCGGATTTTTGGTTGGCGGTGTGCTGGGCAACTTCGGAATTTCCGCCCGGCTGGGCGAAAGCATGTTTTTTGTGGTCGAAGCGGACGAATATGACAGTGCTTTTTTCGATAAGCGTTCTAAGTTTGTGCACTACCATCCCCGCACTCTGATCCTGAATAACCTTGAGTTCGATCATGCGGATATCTTTGATGATCTGGAAGCGATCAAGCGACAATTCCACCATTTAGTGCGCACTGTGCCAGGTAATGGCCGCATTCTTGCTCCGCGTCAGGATCCAGCGCTGCAGGATGTGCTCAGTCGCGGCTGCTGGAGTGAAACCGAGTTCAGCGGCGAGCAGAGTGACTGGCAGGCGCATAAACTGCAGCCGGATGGCAGCCAGTTTGAGGTTCTGTTCCAGGGGCTGCTGGTGGGCACTGTGCAGTGGGATCTGGTTGGCGATCACAACGTCAGTAATGCCCTGATGGCGATTGCTGCGGCGCGTCATGTCGGCGTAACGGCCGATCTGGCCTGTGAAGCGCTGGGCCGCTTTATCAATACCAAACGTCGTCTTGAGCTGAAAGGCGAACAGAACGCTGTGACAGTGTATGACGATTTTGCTCATCATCCGACCGCGATTAAGCTGACGCTGGGCGGGCTGCGTAATAAAGTCGGTACCGCGAAAATTATTGCGGTGCTAGAGCCGCGCTCGGCTACCATGAAACTGGGCGTGCACAAACAGACGCTGGCGGCTTCGCTGGACGAAGCTGATTCCGTTTATCTGTTCCAGCCGGATAATCTCTCCTGGTCGGTGCAGGAGGTTGCCGAGCAGTGTCGCCAAGCGGCGCATGTCGGCACTGATATGGCGCAGTTTGTCGCCCAGATTGCCGCAGAAGCGCAGCCGGGCGATCAAATTCTGGTGATGAGTAACGGTGGTTTTGACGGCATTCATGCCAAGTTGCTGGCGGCTCTGGAACAGCGCGAGTGTGCGGCCGGTTAA
- the mgtE gene encoding magnesium transporter has translation MAEQIEFDQAHLTLQEITEALENGRFVHVRRQLQDMEPEDIANLLEASPRKARDVLWQLTDPEDYGEILDELSEDVKDALVSKMAPEKLAEATEGMDTDDVAYVLRSLPDGLSREVLAQMDAADRLRVETALSYPEDTAGGLMNTDVITIRGDVDVDVVLRYLRIRGELPAATDALYVIDDESRLIGHLSLTTLITTQPDVPVSEVMDDADEAIRVDTKDSDIASLFERRNWVSAPVVDENQHLVGRITIDDVVDVIREDAEHSMMSMAGMDDDEDTFAPVFKSARKRSIWLGANVLAALAAASVSNMFEATLEQMAAIAILMTIVPSMGGVAGNQTVALVIRGLALGHIGDSNRRELLLKEAAIGLLNGITWALIIGAIVVAWKGEWLLGGIISAAMLTNLLVAGIAGVTIPVVLKKMNIDPALAGGMALTTVTDVVGLSVFLGLATLFIT, from the coding sequence ATGGCAGAGCAGATTGAATTTGACCAAGCTCACCTCACCCTCCAAGAGATCACCGAAGCGCTGGAAAACGGCCGCTTTGTCCATGTTCGTCGCCAACTGCAGGACATGGAACCCGAAGACATCGCCAACCTGTTAGAAGCCTCGCCACGTAAAGCACGTGACGTACTGTGGCAACTGACCGACCCGGAAGATTATGGTGAGATCCTCGACGAGCTGAGCGAAGACGTCAAAGATGCGCTGGTGTCCAAAATGGCACCAGAAAAACTGGCGGAAGCCACTGAAGGCATGGACACCGACGATGTGGCCTACGTTCTGCGTAGTCTACCGGACGGGCTGTCACGGGAAGTGCTGGCCCAGATGGATGCCGCCGACCGCTTACGGGTCGAAACGGCGCTCTCCTATCCGGAAGATACCGCCGGCGGCCTGATGAACACCGACGTTATCACCATTCGCGGTGATGTCGACGTCGACGTGGTATTGCGTTATCTGCGCATTCGCGGCGAACTGCCGGCGGCGACAGATGCATTGTACGTCATTGATGATGAAAGCCGCCTGATTGGCCATCTATCGCTGACCACGCTGATCACCACCCAGCCGGATGTTCCGGTCAGTGAAGTGATGGACGACGCAGACGAAGCGATTCGGGTCGATACCAAAGACTCAGACATCGCCAGTCTGTTTGAACGGCGTAACTGGGTTTCGGCGCCGGTGGTGGATGAGAATCAGCACCTGGTCGGCCGGATCACCATCGATGACGTGGTGGACGTGATTCGTGAAGATGCCGAACACTCGATGATGAGTATGGCCGGTATGGACGATGACGAAGATACCTTTGCACCGGTGTTTAAATCGGCTCGCAAGCGCAGCATCTGGCTTGGTGCCAACGTGCTGGCCGCACTGGCCGCCGCTTCCGTGTCCAACATGTTTGAAGCCACGCTGGAACAGATGGCGGCAATCGCGATTCTGATGACCATCGTCCCTTCAATGGGCGGGGTGGCCGGTAACCAGACGGTTGCGCTGGTGATCCGCGGCCTGGCTCTGGGTCATATCGGTGACAGTAACCGGCGTGAACTGCTGCTCAAAGAAGCGGCGATCGGCCTGCTGAACGGCATCACCTGGGCACTGATCATCGGTGCGATTGTCGTCGCCTGGAAAGGGGAATGGCTGCTAGGCGGGATTATTTCCGCGGCTATGCTCACCAACCTGCTGGTGGCCGGCATCGCCGGAGTTACTATACCTGTGGTGCTGAAGAAAATGAATATCGACCCGGCCCTGGCGGGAGGGATGGCACTGACCACCGTGACGGATGTAGTCGGTCTGTCGGTCTTCCTTGGCCTTGCGACCCTGTTCATTACCTGA
- the thiP gene encoding thiamine/thiamine pyrophosphate ABC transporter permease ThiP: MQVTVPKTGLWVAALVAAFVFCALAALLWQAPQLQLSQIWGDAYYRHVTWFSFYQALLSTLLSVGLAIPVAHALSRRRFRGRALLLRLFASTLVLPVLVGVFGLLAIYGKSGWIADWLQQWQIKMPFSIYGLSGILLAHVFFNLPYACRLLLHSLESIPAEQHKLCAHLGMSGWDKFRWVEWPRMRQQLANVSGMVFMLCFTSFATVMALGGGPKSTTIELAIYQAIKFDFDLQTGALLALWQMLLCGVLALALQRLSRPLPVSTGAWSDRQWLTDSRLARGWDALWIGLALLLVVPPLLMVVVSGLNSKLWPVLSSGPFWSALGASLQVATLASSLALLAGISIVLTSRHWRLHYQPRRANSIELIGTIILVTPGLVISTGLFLLLRNLTDVFSLAYWIVVAVNALMALPYVVKNLSQPMLQVAQQYQFLCASLGMQGWQRLRLVELRALRKPLAYAFTLSFLLSMGDLSAIALFGSQEFRTLPLYLYQLLGSYQMQAAGVVSVVMLLLSIGLFYLIERLFHSRLIKARHGEKHVSAG; this comes from the coding sequence ATGCAAGTTACTGTTCCTAAAACCGGTCTTTGGGTCGCGGCGCTGGTCGCGGCCTTTGTGTTTTGTGCGCTGGCCGCTTTGTTGTGGCAGGCCCCGCAATTACAGCTCAGCCAAATCTGGGGCGATGCTTATTATCGCCATGTCACCTGGTTCAGCTTTTACCAGGCGTTGTTGTCAACCCTGCTCAGTGTCGGCCTGGCGATCCCGGTTGCTCATGCGCTGAGCCGGCGTCGCTTTCGCGGCCGGGCGCTGCTGCTGCGCTTGTTTGCCAGTACTTTGGTGCTGCCGGTGCTGGTTGGCGTGTTTGGCCTGCTGGCGATATACGGCAAAAGTGGCTGGATTGCAGACTGGCTGCAGCAATGGCAGATAAAAATGCCGTTTTCGATTTATGGCCTGAGCGGTATCCTGCTGGCGCACGTGTTTTTTAATCTGCCGTATGCGTGCCGGTTGTTGCTGCACAGTCTGGAGAGTATACCGGCCGAGCAGCATAAGTTATGTGCTCATCTTGGCATGAGCGGTTGGGATAAATTCAGGTGGGTGGAGTGGCCGCGTATGCGCCAGCAACTGGCTAATGTCAGCGGCATGGTATTCATGCTCTGTTTCACCAGTTTTGCCACTGTAATGGCGCTGGGCGGCGGGCCGAAGTCGACCACTATCGAGCTGGCGATTTATCAGGCGATCAAGTTTGATTTTGATTTACAGACCGGTGCACTGCTGGCGTTGTGGCAGATGCTGTTGTGTGGCGTGCTGGCGCTGGCGCTGCAACGGTTATCTCGCCCGTTACCTGTCAGTACGGGCGCTTGGTCTGACCGGCAGTGGCTAACGGATTCACGCCTGGCGCGCGGCTGGGATGCGTTATGGATTGGCTTGGCGCTGTTACTGGTGGTGCCACCGCTGCTGATGGTTGTGGTGAGCGGGCTCAACAGCAAGCTGTGGCCGGTGCTGAGCAGCGGGCCATTCTGGTCTGCGCTCGGCGCATCGTTGCAGGTGGCGACACTGGCGAGTTCTCTCGCGCTGCTGGCCGGGATCAGTATCGTGCTGACCAGCCGCCACTGGCGTTTGCACTATCAGCCACGCCGCGCCAATTCGATTGAACTGATCGGAACCATTATTCTGGTTACGCCGGGTCTGGTGATCAGTACTGGTCTGTTTCTGCTGCTGCGTAATCTGACCGATGTGTTCAGCCTGGCGTACTGGATTGTGGTGGCGGTCAATGCCCTCATGGCGCTACCGTATGTGGTAAAAAACCTCAGTCAGCCGATGTTGCAGGTCGCACAGCAATACCAGTTTTTGTGTGCCAGTCTCGGCATGCAGGGCTGGCAGCGTCTGCGTCTGGTCGAATTGCGCGCGCTGCGCAAGCCGCTGGCTTACGCCTTTACCCTCAGTTTTCTGCTCTCGATGGGCGATTTGAGTGCGATTGCCCTGTTCGGCAGCCAGGAGTTTCGTACTTTGCCGCTCTATTTATATCAGCTGCTGGGCAGCTACCAGATGCAAGCGGCTGGCGTGGTCTCTGTGGTGATGCTGCTGCTGAGTATTGGATTGTTTTATTTGATCGAGCGTTTGTTCCACAGCCGCTTGATAAAGGCCAGACACGGAGAGAAGCATGTTAGTGCTGGATAA
- the thiQ gene encoding thiamine ABC transporter ATP-binding protein codes for MLVLDNVRYEYQNEWFHFEMTVEQGSIVALMGPSGAGKSTLLSLVAGFIDPDLGDIRAGAGLMSSVIGLAPFQRPFSMLFQEHNLFAHLTVRENVGLGLHPGLKLSQIQQQRVAQAAQMVGVGHLLERLPEQLSGGQRQRVALARCFVQPNPVWLLDEPFSALDPVLREEMLNLVRSLAAERNITVLMVTHHLSDARAIASHFAFMAEGQVQCMAPIGELTANHPHPPLAAFVRAGE; via the coding sequence ATGTTAGTGCTGGATAATGTACGTTATGAATACCAGAACGAATGGTTTCACTTTGAAATGACGGTCGAACAGGGCAGCATCGTCGCCCTGATGGGGCCGAGCGGAGCTGGTAAATCGACCTTGCTCAGTCTGGTGGCGGGATTTATCGACCCGGACCTGGGCGATATTCGCGCCGGAGCCGGGCTGATGAGCTCGGTGATTGGTCTGGCACCATTTCAGCGCCCGTTTTCGATGTTGTTTCAGGAGCACAATCTGTTTGCGCATCTGACGGTACGCGAGAACGTGGGTCTCGGCCTGCATCCGGGGCTGAAGCTGAGTCAGATTCAGCAGCAGCGGGTGGCTCAGGCGGCGCAAATGGTCGGGGTCGGGCATCTGCTGGAACGGCTACCGGAGCAATTATCCGGCGGGCAGAGACAACGGGTGGCGCTGGCACGCTGCTTTGTGCAGCCCAATCCGGTTTGGTTGCTGGATGAGCCGTTTTCTGCCCTCGATCCTGTGCTGCGTGAAGAGATGCTCAATCTGGTCCGCAGCCTGGCCGCTGAGCGTAACATTACCGTGTTGATGGTGACTCACCATCTTAGTGATGCGCGTGCGATCGCCTCGCATTTTGCCTTCATGGCTGAGGGACAGGTGCAGTGTATGGCTCCGATTGGCGAGCTGACCGCCAACCATCCGCATCCGCCGTTGGCGGCATTTGTCCGTGCCGGCGAATAA